The sequence below is a genomic window from Euwallacea similis isolate ESF13 chromosome 1, ESF131.1, whole genome shotgun sequence.
TCAGGAGAACATAAAAACAAAGAAGAATCGGAGACAAGCGATTGAGAACCAGTTGCAAGCCCTACAAACCGATATTGACAGTGGAAGCGTGTTGCTAAAAGAGTTGGAAAGTAAAATCCAAAAAGTGACCActgcaaaatatgaaattcgaAAGCAGTATGATGAATTGAGTAACGAAGCTGAGCCAGAAGTGCATAATTTGAACAACCTGGAAGATGAGTTACGTGACATTCGGAGAATCGTAAACGAAAAAGAGAGTTCGTTAGGACAATCTGACACAAAATTGCGAGAGTTGAACGAGAAGATAATTGCCCAGGAAGAGAAAATGTccaatctaaaaaaaaatagcaagGGGATTGAGGAACGACTTTGGCCACTTCAAGAGCAAATCAAAGAGAAACAATCGCAGCAAAGACAACTATCTACAAACTgtgatttttataaacaaaagctAGAGGAATGTCAAAGAAAGAAGCAGAATGCCAGTGAAGCAGTAGAGGTGAAGCAACAAGAACTGAATACCAAGACTTCTGATGCGAAGAGATTATGTGAGCGGCCCCTGAGACTTAGAAGTGTACCGGAAATTTCTAAAGAAATCAAGGAAATTTCTAGCAACATTGCTAAAGTTCAAACGCAAGCAAAGGATATTATAGAAATGTCACagaattatcaatttttaaaagagaaatatgaCTCGATTTGTCGTgccttcaaaattttgaataaaaacgtGTTAGCACTGGATAAGGCCGTACAAGATAGGTCCAGACATTATAAGATTATAGAAAACTATTTTGTAACTTGGATTAGACActccttcaaaaaaattctagaatATCGACAGTTTACAGGAAGCTTGGATATAAAtatggataaaaaaaaacttgagtTAATTGTCAAGCCGCAGCATGGCTCGCAAGGCCAAACCTCCACATCCAACTTATCAGGGGGTGAACGATCATTTTCCACAGTGGCCTTCTTATATGCCTTATGGCAATGCATGGATATCTCGTTTTATTTCCTGGATGAATTCGACGTGTATATGGACAAGATGAATCGCGTCAAAGTAATGGAAGTATTGCTTCATCACGCAAACACTAAACCAGACTTGCAGTTCGTATTTTTAAGTCCTCAGGAAGTGCCACTCACGTTAGACCACGTAGCTGTTCTGCAATTGCAAGATCCAGAAAGGTTTAATATATGAGATGTTTTctacaaatttcatttttttttttgtttgactAAATTGAGGGATCTCCAAAGAAAGAAGTATAGGATTGTATTTACCCACTGTTGATTTGAAGCAGAGATATAGACGTTGCACAAAGAAAGCTTatgtcttgaaaaattttaagaatagaCTATGTTGCAATCTGGTCTGTATCGTTTTGTTCATATATTTGGTAAGTTATCTTGGCCTAGGGACATTGTGCACGGAAAAGCAATTACTTTTGAATCTAGTATTTATTAATCcgattgatattttttatgttgtgtgccaagtataatttttattccaaaattggttaagaaattttgttagGGTGAAAACAAAAGGAAGGTGATTAAGACTATACTCCTATATTACACGTTAACAATAATCCTTTAAtacaaaaaaccaaaactCAACTCCACCGATAATGGGCATAGGCTTTGTTAGCCTCACACTGCTTGTGAAGTTCCTGTTTCCTCCTCACAACTCTCCCATTATTATTTGCAGCTTCCACTAATTCTCTACCCAGTTGTGTCCAAAATCTAACCAGTTTCCTATCTTTTTCCCTTGCAGCTTCAATCAGCCATTTCATAGACAGGAACTGTGCTCGATGATTTGATACTGGAACAGGAacctatttaaagaaaattttcagtgattacatatattttcaattgaacaGTCAGGGTAAACAATGagaaatttgaacattttttagcaGAGTTATTtcatgatttaaattaaattaaaataaatcagagATGAACCCCTGCTAGCTAGTTTATAGTATTAATGTTTGTCTTATTGTTTATCCCATCTAATCTTCAAAggataaacaaattttaccaTATATCTAACTCCTCCTCTTTTGACAGCCATGAGCTGCAAAAGTGGTTTGCAATTTTCTATGGCTTCATGAAACACCACTTTTGGGTTCAActcaattttgcttttatcttcttttaaGGTTGCTTTATGGTATCTTTCTAGTTGAATTCGCTTCACTTGttctaaagatttttcaaCTAGTTTACGGGCTAGTACTTTATCTCCATTTCTCATGAGATAATTTGTGAAAAgcctgaaaatttaaaaataaaagtatccAAGATATTTAAAGGTACAGTTTGGGACAAGcatattctaaataatttaaactagTTCAAACATACTACATAAAGAGTTTATACCCTTATATAAATAAGGCATTGAGAAATTGCAGAATGTGCAGtatcttaaataaatttataatcagTCTTGACTGAACTTACGCAATTAAAGGATTGTGAGATAAAGAACTTGTTTGATTGTTTAGGGCTGCTTTGGTTGGTACATGGGTGTACTGGCTAATTTCGCCTGATTTAACCAATTCCTGTTGCTGTTCTTTCCTGTAAACTGGCTCTACAAAGTAAGGGGGGTACATTGCCATGCCACTTTGCTGGAGTAGCGGCCTGAAAAAAATAGTCTAGATTCTCTCGAGTATTATTAGCCATATATTTAATGGATTTGATTAGATTGATCGCGGAGactgaaaaaattactgaatgatttaaaaaattagtttgtataaaaatatggGGAAGTTTATGATGAAAAAAGGGTTATTTGGAATCTCTTTCAATCTTTTATGGTTGTACtggatttaataataattaaagaattttattatatgtaattaaaattattaggtacctcaaaaaatttatattttgcttaaataatTGAGAATTTGTGAAAAACGTTTTAACCACGGCCATGTttattgtggaaaaaataacTGTCACTGAGCCTTTCGTCGAATTGACAGGAACCTCAATTTTAGGGGTTTGCGAACGCTCAGGACGTTACTACATCTCTCGCGCTTCATCATGAATTGACATTTGTCAATGTCGCCAAAATCAAAACCACATGTTCAATGTCAAATTAGTCAGAATGTcaaaacaaaaccaaaacttCAAACTTGCGCAGCCCGTTCTCggtcaaaaaaaaatcgggCAAGGCGAGCGACGAGCGATCCCTGTGTGATCCATCGACAGATTCTCGATCGCGTTTCGCCAGGTGAAATCTTACCGAGTCGTCGTAAAACATTTAACGAACGTTGAAATCGGTTTTCATGTCGAAAGTGATTAAATCCGCGATGTTTGCGCGTGAATTGACGCTGCATTAGTGACCACTGGGGCACCTGAGGGGCTTGAAAAAGAACAGCTGCACTTACCTATATATACCAACACCGTTGCCATAATTTTAATAGTCCCCTTTTATTTTGCAATGTTTTGGTGGGATTGTCATTACGCTCAAAATTTTCGTTCAGTTCGTCGTCGTTTTCAGTGAGTAGTGCCCCAATATTTACGGgaaaattggaatttcaaCGCTGTGCTTTTCGGGATAAGATACTGTCGGCAACGTCGCCTCTCCCCTAGGAGCCAATAATATAGAGGGAATACGGGAACTAGGATTTGGTCGTAAATGAGACGTGGACGGATCAGTaaattaaccattttttaCCAGAATAGTGAGTATCACAATATCACAACATTTGCAATCCCCCCAAATACCCAACGcccaatcaattttaaaaaatctatggACAGTATTCATCCCTCTTATCAATATCCCCCTCAAGGGCAAAAATGCAAGGACAAACTGACAGGAATGTCTGGTGCTCCCCTGGTGCTGGTTCAATCAGTTGGGCCCAATGATATTTCTAATAACTTTTAATGAATGAATTGCCCAACAACGCTGGCAAGATAAGTGATATTGTGATATTAGCCAGATTAGAAAGTAATAAGGTGTTGGGTAAATATTTGtggcttttattttttaatgtgtgATTCACTCTATGTTTGTTATGCTGATTATGAGGAAGGGTATTTCTTCAactcaaaacaaaataataaaaataaatactgagAATAACACTTTCTCAGACACTTCCATACTTACTCTTAAGGGAGTTTTTATGTTATCTATAAGGTTGTTTAGGTACCAAAAGAAAAGAGGACATAGATAAGTAGATATAAATAATCATCtatgaataaatcatttattatttataagtgCAATTCCAGGTGAAAAGTTCTTTCTctgtatacatttttctcaGTAGTTTTACTTATTGTGTAAAGGGTGTATCAAAAATTCTGGGTTGAAAATGCTTTGAAACAATCTTTGTTTACTTGCTGCATGCATATCTTAGATAAGTTCAACCTGAGGTTTGaccttaaataatttaacttggACTGGCACATTTCACCTGTAAATATGTTAAACTAGCAAGTATAAGGCATATTTACAAATCTTTCCACAGTATTCTTAACTAGGAATTTTCTGATCCACCTGTTAGAACAAGTGTTGGAATGTCTCATTCTCAGTGAACACAAGGTGATTCAGGTTTTACTTGACAAAATTTAATAGGTGATAAAACTctaaaaaatgaatagaaaacttcatataaacttgtattttttaaagcttcatTATCAAAATACAACTCTCAACTTTTGCTTCATTTGTTGTTAAATTTGCTATGGTTTGTGAGATACTTCACtgaaatttttagcatttGGATAGCTTTTCCATCTAAGCCATTAGGCTTTTCTAATCATCAGAAAAATCTACATGATAATATTCTTTTGGTTGCCCATTCTTTTTTCATGGTAGGCTACTGACGGTACTACTGGTCTTTTTTAggagatttgaattttttcttcttgtaTCTTTTCATATTTGCAACCATTTTGGTAACCATATCTGCAACTAGTTGTGATTAAGGTGGGTTTCAAAATAGCGCAAGATGTAATTAAATCTGTTTATCCGCTTTGAAATTACGAGATTTTAAAACTGGCCGAAAAAATATCTTGCCTGATTGGGAATGAGGAGCAACTTATTTCCTATTTCTAATTAGGCACTTAATCATAGAAGTCATGGAAATTTgacttaaacattttttatcttgttgTAGCCCCTCCTTGCTGTCTTTCCCACAGGTGTGCACAAGGTTCTAAGGATGAACTCTGGATTGAAATCACTAGTgaattttaggatattttttgaatacagATAtacttatgaaaaatatacagagtgaatCAGTTTATATCAGTAGGATTTTGACGTTGGCATTGACAGTTGATGGAGACTCTTATACGTCAAGTATGAAATATAAACCTAAGTCAGAAATCTCTTAGATTTGGAGATACCTACATAGAGtcaaagtttaatattttttacaggatttctttttaattttattactgctAACAGGCAGCCACCACAAGTAAGATAGAGACAAAAAGGGTTTATCCTGGGTGCTGGACCAGTAATGTATTGCTTTTTACCCATGTATCTagtatatttgtttatgttaatgtttgcgtgtttgtaagaaaattgtgGAATCTTCTAGCCACAGGATTTTTAGGTATATAAGAAGATGGCTGTTAAAATTGGGTTAGTCTAAGACTAGTGCAGCCATAATTGCCAAGCAATTGTAATAAGCAGTGTCACAGtgtttactaataaaataagaatttacTAGTTACTTTGCGAATTGTATAATAGTTATGTTTTCTGTggagttaataaataatgtttacaTTGGAAGAAAGTATACTTGAGTCATTCCTTCCCTCGAAGTCGAATATTTTCCCGACATCTTATATATTGTTTGAGATAATTCCCTGAAAGTattttattcagattttatgtaaaaaagtgcgcaattgaaattaaaaaaggggGGAGACTTTTCAAGGCTCGAGTTTGCAGGAAcaggaaaaaagttaattagaaaattagaaaaaaattacaggaaaAAGGTTAAAACCGTTTTATTCCCACCTTTTAAGCCTTAAGTCCATAGCCGCTGTTTTTATGAAGCCAGTGTTTTAATTCAAACGACAGAAATAGAAAAGTGAAACACTCTTTGAATAACCACTACATCATTCGCTCTATCCGTACATAGCAACAGTCATAAAagtttgattttcttttagcTGGAAATAGTCGGAGCTGTGATGCCCAAATGACGCCAGGAAGAGGCGCTCCGTGATCCACCAGTAGAGGCTCCTTCCTACGTTACATTAAGAGCGGACACGGGGCTAAGTCACGATGGCGGATCTAGAGGCCGTACTGGCCGACGTCAGTTATTTGATGGCCATGGAGAAGAGCAAGTGCACTCCGGCGGCAAGGGCCAGCAAGAAGATCATTTTACCAGATCCAAGGTGAGTGGAGAAGAACACCTAATTCgataaaaacatgaaaaactaaattttttttataaaagaaattggaCATGAGCGATAAATCTGAGCCTCGACCTGAATAATAGCCTTTTTTTGTATAggtaattattttcatgtctCAAACAGAAAAGTGTCTCTATATGATGCGATTGAGCACTACCGGGCGATTGGAGCGAGCCTCTCGGTCTGAGAGCTGGTTATTTCTGGACGATGACTAACTGGTTATGTGCTCTGAAAGTTGGGGCATTGTTATTATAGtatattagtaaaaaagtgCCTATTCAACAACCAAGACGAGTAGGTACCTATCCAGCAGTCAACGTCCCAACTTTAATTAGAAACCGCTGTAAATCACTGTTTCAAAGCTAACTTCCAATAAAGTAATACGCAACTGAGTACACACAGCTCGAAATCTACAAAGTTGTGTTGAGGTTGAATTCGTGAAACAACTTGCAAACTGACACGGTCGTTTCGATTAAAAACCGAATTTAAACATGCTTTTAATCTAGTATAAGTTCCCACTGTTTACGTTCTCGGTATAAACAGGCATTTATTTCGGGGTTTTAATAagactaattattatttttactctTTATAATCGGTCAGCCTTTTTTTCGTCGGACGTTATTTTCGGCatctttcatttattatttctcgGAAATATTTCTGACAAGAATTCGCGTTTATGCTGCCGAAATTAGGCGATAGAGGAAACTTTATACACACTGTATCCCCTGACAGTTTTCTTTTTGAGAGAATTTCTAATGAGCGTGAAAATAAGCATGAAGTTATTATTACGCCATGTGCGTGTTGTTGGGTTAACCGAGGATTTGGTATTTTTGTGAACTAATTAAAGGTGAAACTCCGCTGTTTATAAGTTCCTGTTGAGGCCAATGTCACTGCCAGTGCCTTATATTGTTAGTTCCATTGACAATGTCATTAGGGTTATTCGAGAGAGAAGATTGGTTCAGTGCCAGGTAGTACCGCCACTCTGTTCATGGTTATTTTTACATTGCAGGGTCTATCCTTTGACAGTTGCTGGTAAATATCATGCATTTTTCGCTCGATTAGTCCTATTGCTACCAGCGACTTTATGAAACATTAGGCCTTTTCGAGAACAACGATCTAGATCCGAGTGATTTCAATCAGCTGGTTTTTAACCTGTAATCTCTAATCAGACCGATTGGTTAAAAATTAGCTAATATGGATCAATgcgttatatatttttattttcgaaaacccTTAGGAggttataaaatgaaaattttaacaatatccAATTTAATTCATGGAGTTGTTCGATCCTGTTAATTATTGTGACAACACAAGAAGTCTTCCATTTCGCATctaaaagttcaaaaatttaaaactcagGCTCCACATTTGCGCGCCACTTCGTAGGTAGAAGGGTAATCGAGTCTATGTATCAAActtgacaaaaatatatagtaaCGTCCACTTTAAGCGTCTTCCTGGTTGTCTATCAACGTCCTCACGAAGCCTTATGTGGTTTTGCCACATATGAATGCagaagaaatttacaaatatctTATTCGAAttattgaggaatttttacaaagccattaaaataaattgctttaaaagcGATATATGTACAGTTTATCTCTTCTGCTTATATTCACATAGAAGGGATGCAGCATACTTGTAGCGGTTTCAGAACAATAAACCCTTATCTACATGGTATTTGAATGGTGAAAGAATGTTTATTAAGCACCGCATTTATTTCTCCTTTATTGCCTTATCTTGACCATTTAGTAACATAATTCCTAATGTTTTCCAAGTAAAGTTTTTATGGGCACTTTTATGTTAACGCCGATTTGGGGgctattttaatcaaattaatgcGCGATTTCTTTGATTCTCCTCTCTCGCTCTAATACTTAAGATTTTTACAATAAGtcgatttttatataaaatttaaagcatGGAGAAAATTCCCCTATTTTATGGCTATATGttatctaaatatttattcaaccTCATTTCTCGGTgctttattatatatttatataaaagtatTCTCCgcttgaaaaaatgtttatacatTCATTTGCTTATCGAAAGATTCTTATGGAACAGAActttcagaaattaatattataactaatGAATTAAGCTAATCAGTGAGTGGTATCTTAAAGCCTATTTGTTTTGAATAAATGTCGAACTCGTGTTTCACCTTAAAGGAGTCTCGTAAATTTTCCTCTCACCTCgtcattaaattattatttaccccGAGGGTGCGTAtctacagaattttttttttttttcagtgtCCGCAGTGTGATGCACAAATATTTAGAGAAGAAAAACGAAGTGTCTTTTGACAAGATCTTCCATCAAACTTTAGGTAAGTGCAAGGTTTATTCCTCTTGGTTCCCATTTAAAAGGgctatttttgacattaactAAGGTTAATTCGAAAATTCTCTTAACTATTTCTTGCTTCATAAATAGACTAGAAAATTGAGTCTACATTAACTTCGAAATCTGCAGTCTGACAGTGTGACAGTTTAGCCTAATCAAATTTTGTGGCATTTTTGACAGATTTCAAATAACATCAacttatcaaataaatattgagtTTTCCCTTGAAAAGTTAAAACAGGAGACCTAAACCATTGCCATCCATTTGCCGAGTTCGTGTTTCGCTCCTAACTGAGTGCACGGATGCGCCGttatacttaaatatttttggtgtTGGCCAAGAGGTTATAAGCGTGCGTCGTGACACCTGTCCGCACACTTTCGTACTAATCGGAAAGGTCTTGACTCGCATGTTGTTTTGATCTTATTGGTGAaaggttaataaaaaaaaaatggtgtcTATCTTTGTACCTTATCAGTCACtacaaaatttccttttggACGAGTTCTCAGTACGTACATTCCTCTTGTGGTAATGTGTTAATGTGTGGCTAACATTGTCAACGGTGCGTTTAAAACAGGTTAATTAAGACTGTATCAAGTGTGAATTGTTCCAGAGAAGACTAATTAATTACACTCCAGTTACGCCCCGGAATGAACTAGCCTTGGAGTTTCGTTTCTATGCACATCAaggaaaatatgtatatgtaacaACTTGACAACAACAAAGATGGGCGTGTTCCAATTACAGTCCCGCCAGTATAATTTCCCTATATGAGCAGCCTCAGTCGGCCTAGTATACTAAACTGCCGTCATATCATTTAGTATGGAAATACAAAATGCACAATGCGTCCTCGTAAGACTCGTCGAGTGAATATCCATGTTCGCGTATTATCTCCGTTCT
It includes:
- the mRpS7 gene encoding small ribosomal subunit protein uS7m, whose translation is MAVVKTFFTNSQLFKQNINFLRPLLQQSGMAMYPPYFVEPVYRKEQQQELVKSGEISQYTHVPTKAALNNQTSSLSHNPLIALFTNYLMRNGDKVLARKLVEKSLEQVKRIQLERYHKATLKEDKSKIELNPKVVFHEAIENCKPLLQLMAVKRGGVRYMVPVPVSNHRAQFLSMKWLIEAAREKDRKLVRFWTQLGRELVEAANNNGRVVRRKQELHKQCEANKAYAHYRWS